One Henriciella litoralis genomic window carries:
- a CDS encoding DUF2975 domain-containing protein, which yields MTIRPQNSMAAFLSGLMQVVIWIAVVSGVIAFLLIGAGLIGSLNGGTMRVPGMEAYVEDVAPGQFIAGLAGLAVFAPGIIYVCMQLRKILSTLATGDPFVPENGPRLTRIAVAIALIELARYLSVILLNVFVDLGTDQPLRLSINLAAWAAVIALFILAQVFREGSRLREEEKMTI from the coding sequence ATGACGATCCGCCCGCAAAACTCCATGGCTGCCTTCCTGTCGGGACTGATGCAGGTTGTGATCTGGATTGCTGTTGTCAGCGGTGTGATCGCTTTTCTTCTTATTGGCGCTGGTCTGATCGGCAGCCTGAATGGCGGCACTATGCGCGTTCCCGGCATGGAAGCCTATGTCGAGGATGTCGCGCCGGGACAGTTTATCGCGGGTCTTGCCGGGCTCGCCGTTTTTGCGCCGGGCATCATCTATGTCTGCATGCAGCTACGGAAAATCCTGTCGACCCTGGCAACCGGTGACCCCTTCGTGCCCGAGAATGGGCCGCGCCTGACGCGCATTGCTGTGGCCATCGCGCTGATCGAGCTGGCGCGGTATCTCAGTGTGATCCTGCTGAATGTATTTGTCGATCTTGGCACGGATCAGCCCCTGCGCCTCAGCATTAACCTTGCTGCCTGGGCGGCAGTCATAGCGCTTTTCATCCTTGCGCAGGTCTTCCGAGAAGGAAGCCGGTTGCGTGAGGAAGAGAAGATGACGATTTAG
- the rdgB gene encoding RdgB/HAM1 family non-canonical purine NTP pyrophosphatase produces MTRTLDKGRLVAATHNKGKVKELKDLFEPAGYEVVSAIELDLEEPEETEQTFEGNALIKARAACKATGAPALSDDSGLEVTALGGMPGVHTAIWAGEPRDFYVAMEKVETLLKESGATDRSARFVSTLAVVWPDGHEEVFRGTVEGDLVWPPRGEQGFGFDPVFVAKGETITFGEMDPKKKHAISHRADAFAKLKAALL; encoded by the coding sequence ATGACTCGCACGCTCGATAAAGGAAGACTTGTTGCCGCCACCCACAACAAGGGAAAAGTCAAAGAGCTCAAGGACCTGTTTGAGCCTGCCGGTTATGAGGTGGTGTCCGCAATCGAGCTCGATCTTGAAGAGCCCGAAGAGACCGAACAGACCTTTGAGGGCAATGCGCTCATCAAGGCCCGCGCGGCCTGCAAGGCGACCGGTGCGCCTGCCCTGTCAGACGATAGCGGCCTCGAAGTGACGGCCCTTGGCGGCATGCCCGGCGTCCACACGGCGATCTGGGCCGGTGAACCACGCGACTTCTACGTCGCCATGGAAAAGGTCGAGACACTCTTGAAAGAGTCCGGCGCCACAGACCGCAGCGCCCGTTTTGTCTCAACGCTCGCTGTTGTCTGGCCGGATGGCCATGAAGAAGTGTTTCGCGGCACGGTCGAGGGAGACCTCGTCTGGCCACCGCGAGGCGAACAGGGCTTCGGCTTTGACCCGGTCTTTGTTGCAAAAGGAGAAACCATCACCTTCGGGGAGATGGACCCAAAGAAAAAGCACGCCATCAGCCACCGCGCCGACGCCTTCGCAAAGCTGAAAGCGGCCTTGCTTTGA
- the hemW gene encoding radical SAM family heme chaperone HemW, with product MTPPTLPFGPHYGFGLYLHWPYCTRICPYCDFNVYAAKDRDPGALIAAMSADIQRHADRLKGHPPLTSLYFGGGTPSLMPPAEIEAMIALADRLFGLAPGAEITLEANPNDVSATSPSDWAAAGVTRLSLGIQSLDDDALRFLGREHDSAGARTAVQRIAPVFDNFSIDLIYARPGQTEAEWQAELTAALQLGAPHLSLYELTIEERTAFGRRATRGELSPMLDDDQADLYELTQDITAAHGLPAYEVSNHASGPAYQSQHNLIYWRGGDWIGIGPGAHGRISLDGQRIATIAARKPAVYIAENTPPDEHLSALDAARELLALGLRPLEGFDLARLAQLTGAMPPSDKIEDLVSAGLVTHSGSHIALTASGRLLADRITMELAP from the coding sequence TTGACACCCCCCACCCTGCCCTTCGGCCCGCACTATGGCTTCGGGCTTTATTTACACTGGCCCTACTGCACGCGCATCTGCCCCTATTGCGACTTCAACGTCTACGCCGCCAAGGACCGTGATCCGGGGGCGCTGATCGCCGCCATGTCCGCCGACATACAGCGCCATGCAGACCGGTTGAAAGGTCATCCGCCGCTGACCTCGCTTTACTTCGGCGGCGGCACGCCCTCGCTCATGCCTCCAGCTGAGATCGAGGCCATGATCGCGTTGGCCGACCGCCTGTTCGGCCTAGCTCCCGGTGCAGAGATCACACTGGAGGCCAACCCCAATGATGTGAGCGCCACCAGCCCCTCAGACTGGGCGGCCGCTGGTGTCACGCGCCTGTCGCTCGGCATCCAATCGCTGGACGATGACGCGCTCCGCTTCCTCGGCCGAGAGCATGATAGCGCAGGCGCCCGCACCGCCGTTCAGCGCATCGCCCCCGTCTTCGACAATTTCTCCATCGACCTCATCTACGCCCGCCCGGGCCAGACCGAAGCCGAATGGCAAGCAGAGCTGACCGCCGCGCTCCAGCTCGGCGCGCCGCATCTGTCTCTTTATGAGCTGACCATTGAAGAACGCACAGCCTTCGGTCGCCGCGCCACCCGGGGGGAACTTTCGCCCATGCTGGATGACGATCAGGCAGACCTCTATGAATTGACGCAGGACATCACCGCCGCGCACGGCCTTCCCGCATACGAAGTCTCCAACCATGCGAGCGGCCCCGCCTACCAGTCCCAGCACAATCTCATCTATTGGCGCGGCGGCGACTGGATCGGCATCGGCCCCGGCGCCCATGGTCGCATCAGCCTGGACGGCCAGCGCATCGCCACAATCGCTGCACGCAAGCCTGCCGTCTACATCGCCGAAAACACCCCACCAGACGAACACCTGTCCGCTTTGGACGCCGCGCGCGAATTGCTCGCACTCGGCCTTCGTCCATTGGAAGGGTTTGATCTTGCCAGACTGGCTCAGCTGACAGGTGCAATGCCACCGTCAGACAAGATCGAGGATCTCGTCTCTGCCGGTCTCGTCACACATTCAGGCAGCCATATCGCGCTGACCGCGTCCGGGCGGCTCCTCGCCGACAGGATCACGATGGAGCTTGCGCCCTAA
- a CDS encoding SDR family NAD(P)-dependent oxidoreductase, translating to MPQKTNRLALITGASAGLGAEFARQYAAKGWDVALTARRLDRLAKLARDIEEKYHVATIVISQDLARPDSVDDILATLKEAGRHVDGLVNNAGYGVSGTFFTTDWAEQEKFIRVLYSAPIELAHKLLPGMVERNFGRIINVASVAGYTPGTSGQTLYGSVKAGIIKFSESLHADAKAAGHDIHCTALCPGLTESEFHDVNGSREQMEAAPDWMWMEAKPVVAAGIDAVSKGQPVVVPGMVNKGITTLTKILPEPLGRAIMNERSRRMREASKD from the coding sequence ATGCCGCAAAAAACAAACAGACTTGCCTTAATCACGGGCGCATCAGCTGGATTAGGGGCAGAATTCGCCCGGCAGTATGCCGCGAAGGGCTGGGATGTCGCGCTGACGGCGCGCCGTCTGGACCGTCTGGCGAAGCTCGCCCGCGACATTGAGGAAAAATATCATGTTGCGACGATCGTGATCAGTCAGGATCTGGCGCGTCCCGATAGCGTCGATGACATATTGGCGACCCTGAAAGAGGCCGGGCGGCATGTCGACGGATTGGTCAATAATGCGGGCTATGGCGTTTCGGGCACCTTCTTCACGACAGACTGGGCCGAGCAAGAGAAGTTTATACGTGTGCTGTATAGTGCGCCCATTGAACTGGCACATAAACTCTTGCCGGGCATGGTCGAGCGTAATTTCGGGCGGATCATCAATGTGGCCTCAGTTGCCGGATATACGCCGGGCACATCGGGCCAGACCCTCTATGGCAGCGTGAAGGCGGGAATCATCAAATTCTCTGAAAGCCTGCATGCCGACGCCAAGGCGGCCGGGCATGACATTCACTGTACCGCGCTTTGCCCAGGTCTAACCGAGAGCGAGTTTCATGATGTGAATGGATCGCGCGAGCAGATGGAAGCTGCGCCTGACTGGATGTGGATGGAGGCAAAGCCTGTTGTCGCAGCCGGTATCGATGCGGTCAGCAAGGGACAGCCCGTTGTCGTGCCAGGGATGGTCAATAAGGGCATCACCACGCTGACCAAGATACTGCCGGAGCCACTGGGGCGCGCGATCATGAATGAGCGTTCTCGCCGGATGCGGGAAGCGTCAAAGGATTAG
- a CDS encoding TonB-dependent receptor plug domain-containing protein: MTHLKKMLCAAAPISLILASPAIAQDSSPSSEELRQSSVVVTGTRSTDRTALETAVPVDVFPVSELTESGRVELNQILATTVPSFNFNQTAINDGTDIIRPATLRGLSPDQTLVLLNGKRRHTSALVNINGSVGRGSAAVDLNSIPTSAIGSVQVLRDGASAQYGSDAIAGVINVLLREDSSGGGVNVRYGAHVTDPEGLNRSEIDGQTTTVGGWAGFGLGEDGFLTVSGEYSLRQRSNRAGLDPRQQFPDDPAFADAERNFNRLNHVYGNGRTENINFFFNSGYELDNGMELYAFGGVQDREGESPGFYRRASDSRNIPSIYPEGFLPVIGGDVLDTSLGGGVRGTVSGWDYDVSGVYGSNELEYSVNNSLNVSLGPTSQTSFDAGTLSFDQFTLNADIVRTFDTLLPGTTTLAFGAEYRDESYEIEAGEEASYIAGPFPGAAGSQVFPGFTPQSEVDESRDASSLYGEIEWEPNDRTLLSAAMRYENFSDFGDTVTGKIAGRYDFTDMIAVRGAISTGFRAPSLQQQFFTTTSTNFIDGVPFEVGTFPATSDAAIALGGGQLDAEESISYSLGTVITPTPDWFVTIDAYRIDIDDQIFLSENLSGPEVDAVLADAGVTGVQLIRFFQNGIETETTGVDIVTKYDFDLNEMGDLSVSAAFNYSKTEVTSVPENKVIPGLLLFGRDRTLTLEESAPETKLILAADYDYKLANFNVRATRYGDVLVPSSNPANDYTLDAEWILDASVDVDLTERVSVGIGADNLLDQYPTQTPDALSFNGIFPYSSRSPFGFAGRFLYARASYNW, from the coding sequence ATGACTCATCTCAAAAAAATGCTCTGTGCAGCGGCTCCAATAAGCCTGATCCTCGCCTCCCCAGCAATCGCCCAAGACTCCTCTCCCTCCAGCGAGGAGCTGAGACAGTCCTCCGTCGTCGTCACCGGGACGCGCAGCACGGACCGCACGGCCCTCGAAACTGCAGTGCCCGTTGACGTCTTTCCTGTTTCCGAACTGACGGAATCCGGCCGCGTCGAACTCAACCAGATCCTTGCGACCACTGTTCCCAGCTTCAACTTCAACCAGACCGCCATCAATGATGGCACCGACATCATCCGCCCGGCAACGCTGCGCGGCCTGTCGCCAGACCAGACGCTCGTCCTGCTGAATGGCAAGCGGCGTCACACCTCAGCTCTGGTCAATATCAACGGGTCGGTGGGCCGCGGCTCCGCTGCCGTCGATCTCAACTCGATTCCAACTTCGGCGATCGGCAGTGTCCAGGTCCTGCGCGATGGCGCCTCGGCTCAATACGGCTCTGATGCGATTGCAGGCGTCATCAACGTCTTGCTGCGCGAAGACAGCTCTGGCGGCGGCGTGAACGTTCGTTACGGCGCACATGTCACAGACCCCGAGGGCCTCAACCGTAGCGAAATTGACGGTCAGACCACCACAGTCGGCGGCTGGGCTGGATTCGGCCTTGGCGAAGACGGCTTCCTGACCGTTTCCGGGGAATACTCCCTTCGCCAACGCTCCAACCGCGCCGGGCTGGACCCGCGCCAGCAATTTCCTGACGATCCTGCGTTCGCTGATGCCGAACGTAACTTCAACCGCCTGAACCATGTCTACGGCAATGGCCGGACCGAGAACATAAACTTCTTCTTCAATTCCGGATACGAACTGGACAATGGCATGGAGCTCTATGCCTTTGGCGGCGTGCAGGACCGTGAGGGCGAAAGCCCCGGCTTCTACCGGCGTGCCAGCGACTCCCGCAACATCCCTTCAATCTATCCAGAAGGCTTTCTGCCTGTCATCGGCGGTGATGTGCTCGACACCAGTCTTGGCGGCGGCGTCCGCGGCACCGTCAGCGGCTGGGACTATGATGTCAGCGGCGTCTACGGCTCGAACGAACTCGAATATTCGGTGAACAACTCGCTCAACGTGTCGCTTGGCCCGACGAGCCAGACCAGCTTCGACGCTGGCACGCTGTCGTTTGACCAGTTCACGTTGAACGCAGACATCGTCCGCACCTTCGACACCCTCCTGCCGGGCACCACGACGCTCGCCTTTGGGGCCGAATACCGCGACGAGAGCTATGAAATCGAAGCAGGCGAAGAAGCTTCCTACATCGCTGGGCCCTTCCCCGGTGCTGCAGGCAGCCAGGTCTTCCCCGGCTTCACACCCCAGTCCGAAGTCGATGAGAGCCGCGACGCGTCCAGCCTCTACGGTGAAATCGAATGGGAGCCGAATGACCGCACACTTCTCTCCGCTGCGATGCGCTACGAGAACTTCTCTGACTTTGGCGATACGGTAACAGGCAAAATAGCTGGCCGGTATGATTTCACCGACATGATCGCCGTTCGCGGCGCCATTTCAACCGGCTTCCGGGCGCCAAGCCTGCAGCAGCAATTCTTCACTACGACATCGACGAACTTCATTGATGGTGTTCCGTTTGAAGTCGGCACGTTCCCGGCAACCTCGGATGCCGCCATTGCCCTCGGCGGCGGACAACTCGATGCCGAAGAATCGATCAGCTATTCCCTGGGTACGGTGATCACACCGACGCCTGACTGGTTCGTAACGATCGACGCCTACCGCATCGATATCGACGACCAGATCTTCCTGTCGGAAAACCTCTCCGGGCCTGAAGTGGACGCTGTTCTGGCCGATGCAGGCGTCACCGGCGTTCAGCTGATCCGCTTCTTCCAGAACGGTATCGAGACTGAGACCACCGGTGTCGACATCGTCACCAAATATGACTTCGATCTCAATGAGATGGGTGATCTCAGCGTGTCCGCTGCGTTCAACTACTCCAAGACGGAAGTCACCAGTGTGCCGGAAAACAAGGTCATTCCGGGTCTGCTTCTCTTCGGTCGTGATCGGACCCTTACGCTTGAGGAAAGCGCGCCTGAGACCAAGCTGATCCTGGCGGCTGACTATGATTACAAGCTGGCCAATTTCAACGTCCGCGCCACGCGGTATGGTGACGTTCTGGTGCCGTCCAGCAATCCGGCTAATGACTACACGCTGGATGCAGAATGGATTCTTGATGCGTCTGTCGATGTGGACCTGACCGAGCGGGTCTCCGTGGGTATCGGGGCAGACAATTTGCTCGACCAGTATCCGACACAGACCCCGGATGCACTCAGCTTCAACGGGATCTTCCCTTATTCCAGCCGTAGCCCGTTTGGGTTTGCAGGACGGTTCCTGTACGCCCGCGCAAGCTACAACTGGTAG
- a CDS encoding class I SAM-dependent methyltransferase: MSILDETGKTAARARYTAAQGLRSAWYGAQYAIAKRRSAGFNRPGEPKFVPSNPVDTKQLRASFFRLFAQDRANIEAGLYPKPEDVRLSDLPKAVKRARHFLKDVAEVDRRRVARDGDEVAERLEGSNRYPDYYRQNFHYQTDGWLSDESAKLYDHQVEALFTGSADAMRRAALAEIAHEMKGRDQREVQLLDLACGTGRFLRETMRAFPRLKASGLDLSPNYAERARKQVAPWPQVEIIEGQAEVMPLEDESCDIIVSIYLFHELPLQTRRAVMKEAARVLKPGGAFIVADSLQFGDESGLDGILEYFPEGFHEPYYKEYLGYDFEPPMIDAGFGLERSTNAFLTKVNVWRKTAART; encoded by the coding sequence ATGAGCATTCTTGATGAGACGGGCAAAACCGCCGCGCGGGCGCGGTACACAGCAGCGCAAGGGCTTCGGTCCGCCTGGTATGGTGCGCAATATGCGATTGCGAAGCGCCGGTCTGCCGGGTTCAACCGGCCAGGCGAGCCGAAATTCGTGCCGTCCAATCCGGTCGATACCAAGCAGCTACGAGCGTCCTTCTTCCGGCTGTTTGCGCAAGACCGGGCGAATATCGAGGCGGGTCTCTACCCCAAGCCTGAGGATGTGCGGCTGTCGGATTTGCCGAAGGCGGTCAAACGCGCGCGGCACTTTCTGAAAGATGTTGCCGAAGTGGACCGCCGCCGTGTGGCGCGCGACGGCGACGAGGTGGCCGAAAGGCTGGAGGGCAGTAACCGATATCCCGATTATTACCGCCAGAACTTCCACTATCAGACCGATGGCTGGCTCTCTGATGAAAGTGCCAAGCTCTATGATCATCAGGTCGAGGCTCTGTTTACCGGATCGGCCGATGCGATGCGGCGCGCCGCGCTAGCTGAGATCGCGCATGAGATGAAGGGCCGCGACCAGCGTGAGGTCCAGCTGCTGGACTTGGCCTGCGGCACCGGGCGGTTCCTGCGCGAGACGATGCGGGCCTTCCCGCGTCTCAAGGCGAGCGGTCTGGACCTTTCACCGAACTATGCTGAGCGTGCCCGCAAACAGGTCGCGCCATGGCCGCAGGTAGAGATCATAGAGGGGCAGGCCGAAGTCATGCCGCTGGAGGATGAGAGCTGCGACATCATCGTGTCGATCTACCTCTTCCATGAATTGCCGCTACAGACCCGCCGGGCCGTCATGAAAGAGGCTGCGCGCGTGTTGAAACCGGGTGGAGCTTTTATCGTGGCCGACAGTCTTCAGTTTGGCGATGAGTCGGGCCTCGATGGCATTCTGGAATATTTCCCGGAAGGCTTTCACGAGCCCTATTACAAGGAATATCTCGGCTATGATTTTGAGCCGCCGATGATTGATGCCGGCTTTGGGCTGGAGCGATCCACCAATGCCTTCCTCACGAAAGTGAATGTCTGGCGCAAAACGGCTGCCCGGACATGA
- a CDS encoding chloramphenicol phosphotransferase CPT family protein produces the protein MAKIVILNGTSSAGKSTLAGAIQRFASGPVLRVSMDDFLEMMPPRFANDDEAFSFQLVPGAEPAEVEIGTGSYGAALMRGMRTSVAALADQGLDLVVDDVMLGADDQAHYREVLAKHSVTFVAVRCSLETAEQRERARGDRDIGMARWQYSRVHAGHDYDLEVWTDEETAEVCARMIVEAARL, from the coding sequence ATGGCGAAAATCGTCATTCTCAACGGGACGAGCAGTGCGGGCAAGTCGACACTGGCCGGAGCGATCCAGCGCTTTGCGAGCGGCCCTGTGCTGCGCGTCAGCATGGATGACTTTCTGGAGATGATGCCGCCGCGTTTTGCCAATGACGACGAGGCATTCAGTTTTCAGCTGGTTCCGGGCGCTGAGCCTGCGGAAGTCGAGATCGGGACGGGGTCCTACGGCGCCGCCCTGATGCGGGGCATGCGAACCTCAGTTGCTGCGCTCGCCGATCAGGGGCTCGATCTGGTGGTTGATGATGTCATGCTGGGGGCTGATGATCAGGCGCACTATCGCGAAGTGCTGGCCAAACATTCAGTGACTTTCGTTGCAGTGCGCTGTTCGCTCGAGACAGCCGAACAGCGCGAGCGCGCGCGGGGGGACCGCGACATTGGTATGGCGCGCTGGCAGTATTCGCGGGTGCATGCGGGCCATGACTATGATCTTGAGGTCTGGACGGACGAGGAGACTGCGGAGGTCTGTGCGCGGATGATTGTGGAGGCGGCCAGACTTTAG
- a CDS encoding acetolactate synthase large subunit encodes MTGADALVATLADNGVGACFANPGTSEMHLVTALDRETRIKSVLCLFEGVATGAADGYARIAGKPAMTLLHLGAGYLNGGANIHNAKRAYTPMINVIGDHAVPHRKYDAPLNSDIMGLAGPNSIWIKSADSVKVTGKLASEAYAASFGPEPGPVSLILPADSAWEEGGEKGGEAKVPPLRQTPAAKIEAAKGAIARAKSPLILINGTALTEEGLQQAARLKGAGLRVMTDTFYWKIRRGAGHFAPDRMQYFAEGAMADLEGTDLMLVAGTSLPAAFFAYPGKPSLLVPEGCETLSLGGHDTDSAATLKMLADALDANAPADPVSLRKPDMPTGELNAAAVGKSVARHMPENAIVSDDGVSNSLPVFAGTQGAEPHDWMMLTGGAIGQGLPLALGAAVAAPDRKVIALTGDGAGMYTNQALWSMVREGCDVTVIVFVNHTYRILNIELHRTGAGNPGPTAKDMLAIGEPDIDWVSLAESVGVPSTAATTAEEFDAAFEEAMKTPGPRLIAALVPG; translated from the coding sequence ATGACGGGCGCAGATGCGCTGGTTGCGACCCTCGCAGATAATGGCGTGGGTGCCTGTTTTGCCAATCCGGGGACATCGGAGATGCACCTTGTGACGGCGCTCGACCGGGAGACGCGGATCAAGTCTGTGCTTTGCCTGTTTGAAGGCGTCGCGACAGGCGCTGCGGATGGCTATGCGCGGATCGCGGGCAAGCCGGCGATGACGCTGCTGCATCTCGGTGCCGGGTATCTGAATGGCGGGGCGAATATCCATAACGCCAAGCGGGCCTACACGCCGATGATCAATGTGATCGGCGATCATGCTGTGCCGCATCGCAAATATGATGCGCCGCTCAATTCTGACATTATGGGGCTCGCGGGGCCAAACTCGATCTGGATCAAGTCGGCCGACAGCGTGAAGGTGACCGGGAAGCTCGCCTCTGAAGCCTATGCCGCAAGCTTTGGACCAGAGCCCGGGCCGGTATCGCTGATCCTACCAGCGGATTCGGCCTGGGAAGAGGGCGGGGAAAAAGGCGGAGAGGCCAAAGTGCCACCGCTACGCCAGACGCCTGCGGCGAAGATCGAGGCGGCCAAGGGCGCGATCGCACGGGCGAAATCGCCGCTGATCCTGATCAATGGCACGGCGCTGACCGAAGAGGGCCTTCAGCAGGCGGCCCGTCTGAAGGGCGCGGGTCTGCGCGTGATGACGGACACGTTCTACTGGAAGATACGCCGCGGCGCGGGCCATTTTGCGCCCGACCGCATGCAGTATTTCGCAGAAGGCGCGATGGCCGATCTTGAGGGCACGGATTTGATGCTGGTTGCGGGCACCTCGCTGCCAGCGGCCTTCTTTGCCTATCCGGGCAAGCCGAGCCTGCTCGTGCCGGAAGGCTGCGAGACATTGAGCCTTGGCGGGCATGATACCGATAGCGCGGCGACGTTGAAGATGCTCGCCGACGCGCTGGACGCAAACGCGCCAGCTGATCCGGTATCGCTTCGCAAGCCGGATATGCCGACCGGAGAGCTGAATGCTGCCGCAGTTGGCAAAAGCGTGGCGCGCCACATGCCCGAGAACGCAATTGTTTCAGATGATGGCGTGTCCAACAGCTTGCCGGTCTTTGCGGGGACGCAGGGCGCAGAGCCGCATGACTGGATGATGCTGACCGGCGGGGCCATCGGGCAGGGCCTGCCACTGGCACTCGGCGCAGCGGTTGCGGCGCCGGACCGGAAGGTGATTGCGCTGACCGGAGATGGCGCGGGCATGTACACCAATCAGGCGCTCTGGAGCATGGTGCGCGAAGGGTGCGATGTGACGGTCATCGTCTTCGTCAATCACACCTATCGCATCCTGAACATTGAGCTTCACCGTACCGGTGCGGGCAATCCGGGGCCAACGGCGAAGGATATGCTGGCCATTGGTGAGCCGGATATCGACTGGGTGAGCCTTGCTGAATCGGTTGGCGTTCCATCGACGGCAGCAACGACGGCTGAAGAGTTCGATGCCGCCTTTGAAGAGGCGATGAAGACGCCGGGGCCAAGGCTGATCGCGGCGCTTGTGCCGGGCTGA
- the sigJ gene encoding RNA polymerase sigma factor SigJ has translation MTADLALFEAERPQLIALCYRMLGEKAEAEDAVQDTWLRWERADRSEIENPGAWLRRTATRIAIDALRSARMRRETYPGPWLPEPLVSAEGLTVEESFALAEECELALLWAMERLSETERAAFILREAFDAGYDEISAATGKSEAACRQLVSRAHKRLQETGPRFDADPEEVSALLQRFLAASMARDHETVLSLFSPSAIAYTDGGKKARAALRPLCGPDEIMHVMWAVMDKQTRQKISWSLEAGRANGSPTIVRRVGDIIDMVLTIAPDAQGRIAWVYSMRNPDKLPR, from the coding sequence ATGACCGCGGACCTCGCCCTGTTTGAAGCTGAGCGACCTCAGCTGATTGCGCTCTGCTATCGCATGCTGGGTGAGAAGGCTGAGGCCGAGGATGCGGTGCAGGATACATGGCTACGCTGGGAAAGGGCCGACCGGAGCGAGATCGAGAATCCGGGCGCCTGGCTACGCAGAACGGCAACGCGGATTGCAATCGATGCATTGCGTTCAGCGCGCATGCGCCGAGAGACTTATCCCGGACCCTGGCTGCCAGAGCCGCTGGTGAGCGCCGAGGGGCTCACGGTCGAGGAAAGCTTTGCACTGGCTGAGGAGTGCGAGCTTGCCCTGCTCTGGGCGATGGAACGTCTGTCTGAGACCGAGCGGGCCGCTTTCATCCTGCGCGAGGCGTTCGATGCAGGCTATGACGAGATATCGGCTGCGACCGGCAAGAGCGAAGCGGCCTGCCGACAACTGGTGAGCCGCGCCCATAAACGTTTGCAGGAGACCGGTCCGCGCTTCGATGCTGACCCGGAGGAGGTCAGCGCGCTGTTGCAGCGTTTTCTGGCCGCATCGATGGCGCGCGATCATGAAACGGTCCTGTCGCTCTTTTCGCCCTCGGCCATCGCCTACACCGATGGCGGGAAGAAAGCGCGCGCCGCCCTGCGGCCGCTTTGCGGACCTGATGAGATCATGCATGTGATGTGGGCCGTCATGGACAAGCAGACGCGCCAGAAGATCAGCTGGTCGCTGGAGGCAGGCCGGGCGAATGGCTCACCGACGATTGTCCGGCGCGTGGGCGATATTATCGATATGGTGCTGACCATCGCGCCAGATGCGCAAGGACGCATTGCCTGGGTCTATTCGATGCGTAATCCAGACAAGCTTCCACGCTGA